The sequence TTCCTTAGCTATAGTAGATATTTTCCTTGTGTGAGATATGGAAATAATTTCAATTACTCAATAtctgaactttatttattttggtacttgggattgaaccgtggggcactctaccacagaactgTATCTCCTactgtttttcaaattattttcattgagGTAGTTCTGgaggctatttaaaaaaatttttttttcttttagatgttgatagacctttattttatttatttatttatatgcggtgctgagagttgaacccagggcctcacacatgctaggcaagtgttctaccactgagccacaatgccaaCGCCCACCCCCCAGGCTATTCTTGAACGTGGAaacctccagcctcagtctcccaagttgcccAGTTCTAAGctaatttttaatgttaagatCACAAAATGTTAACTTTCTAGTTTGCCAAACACAACTATAAGGTAGTTTTTaggttaataaaatttatttctacacAAAAGGGGCATGCTTATTTAATTCCTTATAGTTAAGGATATAGATAAGAAACTGGTTTAGAGAAAACTTGCCCCAATCAGCTGTTTAACTCAGCTGAGTAAGGCACTGGATCActaattttgatgtttttgtcTACTTTAATTTTCCCATAGCTGTCCATATTTTAACATGCTACCATAAAACCAGGTTGTgggccaggaatgtggctcagtggtagtgtgcttgcctagcatgcatgagtccctggattcaatcctagtACCACACAAACCAAACCCAATCACCAGGTTGTGCTTTATACTGATGCTCAACACCAGTAATCCACTTCATTAGAACTCTGACTTGATGAAGCTCTCTGGAATTTAGTCACTATGAAAAATGACCACCACACTGATTAGCAACTTATTATTCATACCTCAGAATAGTACTCAGGCCACGCATGCTGGTCCCtgaaaatcccagtgacttgggaggctaaggcagaatgtttgcaagttcaaggccagcctcagcacattagcaagaccctgtctcaaaataataaaaagtgctggggatataacttagtggcaaagcactcctgggttcagtcccctgtactGAGAAAACCAAAAATGGAGTAAGTACTCAGCACATCTCAGTGctctttaaatttcctttttttcttttttgtactggggattgaacccagggttgctttatcactaggctacatccccaaaaccatttttaaatttttgagacagggtctcactaaattactgaggctgtcctggaatttgtgatcctcttgcctcagcctctcgagttgctgggattacagatgttagccactgtgcctggcttctttaaatattaaaacaaattctgGAGATGTGAATATTAAATCCAGCAACTATGATTTGTTTATAAGACAGAACCATCTACATCCTAGATATTACAGAATGAATTAATAAAGTGTTGGTAAGGAATGTCAGGTTTAATTTTTTCCACTTCCCTAAATCAAAGATTTGTCTTTAAGACATTTTATTCTTAACCCAACTATATATACATAGCAGGAATTTGACATAGAGCACCAAATGCTTTCAAACTTCATATCCCTTTTTGACCCTGCTCCAGATTTTCTAGATTTAGTATACTCCTTATTTCTCCCAAActtagaatattaattttttttgctgATAAGCTAACACTTTTTAGGTGATTATTATGCAATAgacactgttctaagtgcttgACATCTATTAATTCACTTAAGCCTCATAATAACCCTACAAAATAAGTACTCTCATTATTCAGGTTTTAGATGGGAAAAACTCAGGATGAGGGACATCAAGTAACTTACCCAAGTCACAGGTACTAATGATGGAGCCAGCTTAGGAACTTGAGTAGTCTTAACTATAGTCTGCTCTTACTACTGTTTAAAAAGCTTCTCTAAGCCTCacatagatgaataaaataaaactcaagagTTCAATTAACTCTAAATTCCCCTGGTGGCTGGGGTACcatgtagctcagttgtacaaTGTTTACCTAACATGTATGAGACAGTCTAGTTTGGACACCAGTCTACAAAAAAACAGTCCCCCTGGTGAGTAACTCCAGACTTGTATgcctgttttttttctattttattacaaaagaaGTATGGGATTGGGCTTTGAAGTCAGAAAGGGTTGCTTGAAATCCTGTCTTTCACACCTAATGGCTACGTGACCTTCAAAATGTAGATAGTACAATTTACCAAATCAGGTTGTTGAGGAATagggaaataaatacaaataaagtgCTCAGAAAAGTACCTTAATAAGTACTGAGTGttacttttatttctaacttacctcttttctttgtaagacaaaagaaaagaaactagtaTGAGTGGTACTCTGAGGAAGCAGCTTTAAGCCAGAGAGGTTAAGAACACTGCTCAGATTAAGTTGGTTTGAGTTCACATCCCAAGCAAATATTCCTTAGAAAGTTGACTTAGAATTTCAGTAAATTCATCTGTGATACTGAGAGAACAGTACTACCTAAGGATTAGATGAGGTGATACACAACTATTACTTGgtaagtgtttaataaatattaactctGGATCCTCTCTACATCCCAAACATAATGTTTAATGAATAAACAGCAGCAGAGGTGACTATTTTTGTGCTTTCCTTCActatattatcattttcttccctggcaTCATCCTGAGTATTTTTAGGTTCACTAACAATATTTTTCAGTTATGAAGATCAGAATAACTATAAATTGTAACTGCATTACCACTTAAAGTCACCACTTACCTACCAGTAAGCATAACAAATTTTCAGTGAAGTGACTATGAATATTAACAACCATTGTAAATCACCACAGAAGGAAAAACGGAACTTTTGCCTTATTTACCACATGAAAGACTATTAGAAAGTATTTACAAATTGGCCTAATTTAGgtatacctttttctttttctacttttaaccAAAGCTCTTTATTCCCATGCTTTTACCACACAGAACGAGCAAAATCCAGGTTAACATTAAACCCACATATTAATAAGAATCCTACTCAAGAATTGTAGGTAGGTAAATGAAATATACATCAGAACTATTTTATAGGTTATCTTACAAGATGACATTCAGAGGTGCATTCTCTTAATGTGAAAAGTTATACAAATATTCTAGTTCCAGTAAAGCTCTACAATTAGCTGGGAAATTTAGGCTAATACCTGACAAAATATTGGTGAACTTATTTTCAACACAATCTTTCCCTGAGCACTTTCATACTGCTCCCTCAGTTCCCTCAGTAAGACTATAATGTAAATTGAAGggcaaatcaatcaatcaacaacCCAAGTAAAATTTCCCTGTTgacaaaaattttgaaagattaGGTAGcatacataaatacagtcatttcagttaaaacaaaaatttattgatcTAAATTATTGGCAAAAACCTTATGTAAGTTCAGTGAAGACTTTACTTAAGCTTAATGCTCTTTTTAACTCCTGCACGAATGCCAGATAATTCACCACTATAGCGTTGCTCTTCTTTACGAACCTCTCGAACCTGGCCTCTTCTTCGAATTTTGGCTCTTCTGAACTTCTCCCTATGTTTCACTCTGGGATTTCgatcaattttctttcttctaggtGTAAGTCCCCTATTTTTAGCAATCTGATAAGTAATGGCTCTCTTTACATTTTGATCTTCAAGAGCCTGTTCTTCAATGCTGTTTTCTTCTatctttctcttcaatttttgCCTGTCATCTATTTCTTTATAGCGTTTCAATGCAGCTTCATCAAAATCAGAGCCATCAGAGAGATCTACAGCCAAAGCAGAAGTCTCTGAAACCGACTTTGGCTTGGATttggtgaatttttcttttgcattcgGTTCTTTCTTTACAGCATCACCCTTGAGTAGATGACGAATTTCAGAGGACAGTCTCTGATCCACAACTGATAGTTTGTTGATTAGATTTCGGTAAGTGACAAGCCTTTCTATGACAGGATGTCCATGTGCAGGgactcttctagcttttaggatcaaATAAAAACTGATGTTGGAGCAATAGTTCAAGTAGAGGTTATACTTGGTTCTCAGGTATTTGCTTCCTTTTCCAGATGGAATGATCCGTTGCTCCACCAACTGTAACAATGGCTCTAGCTCATCCTTCACTTCTGTCAACTTGACTTTCAGGTCTTCTATCAGCTCCAAGAGCTCTGGTGATTCCTTTCGCAACATCTTCAGCTTCTCTTTCACTGAAACTTTAGCCAAATCTTTCACGACCCGTGTCTCAGCCTCATCTACCTGAGGCACTGGTTTTGCAAAGGCCTCCACCCAGGCAACTCCAAAATCATCCTCTTGTAGGGCCTGGGCTAAACGCCGCTGAATTACctgtgcctcctcctcttcctctctttcctcctcctctacttCTTGTTGACTCTGCCGGCCTCGGGATTTAGAACCATAGTCTGTGTCATAGTAAAGTTTTTTCCTCTGACCCCACGACAAACTGGGATCCACCGAGGCCTCATTTTCACTCTGCACGGAGCTTccactaccatcatcatcatcatcatcatcatcgctATCCTCCTCATCCCCCGTACTCTCTCCATCTTTGTCATTTTCATCGTCAATGTCTAAGGccagcacctcctcctcctcatcgcCATCCTCATCCCCACTCTCAACCTCGCTCCAGCCTTTGGCCAAGGCTGCCCGAGATCGTGCCTCATGAAAATCATCTACCTGATCCTGGTAGTAGCTGGAGTCTCCGGGTGAGGGTGGCGATCCTAAGTCTTCATTTTCATCTGTGGTGGTGCGACCTGCCTTGGCTCGCACAGCTGCCCACTTGGCCACTCCGCG comes from Sciurus carolinensis chromosome 10, mSciCar1.2, whole genome shotgun sequence and encodes:
- the Utp3 gene encoding something about silencing protein 10 → MVRRSQRRGVAKWAAVRAKAGRTTTDENEDLGSPPSPGDSSYYQDQVDDFHEARSRAALAKGWSEVESGDEDGDEEEEVLALDIDDENDKDGESTGDEEDSDDDDDDDDGSGSSVQSENEASVDPSLSWGQRKKLYYDTDYGSKSRGRQSQQEVEEEEREEEEEAQVIQRRLAQALQEDDFGVAWVEAFAKPVPQVDEAETRVVKDLAKVSVKEKLKMLRKESPELLELIEDLKVKLTEVKDELEPLLQLVEQRIIPSGKGSKYLRTKYNLYLNYCSNISFYLILKARRVPAHGHPVIERLVTYRNLINKLSVVDQRLSSEIRHLLKGDAVKKEPNAKEKFTKSKPKSVSETSALAVDLSDGSDFDEAALKRYKEIDDRQKLKRKIEENSIEEQALEDQNVKRAITYQIAKNRGLTPRRKKIDRNPRVKHREKFRRAKIRRRGQVREVRKEEQRYSGELSGIRAGVKKSIKLK